GCCGCAGGCTCTTAAACACCATCGGGTTGAGCCCGTTCTCGCTAAAGAAGGTGTTATGCGCCTCTTTGAGAAAGTCGTAATGCTCCTCATCGGCGTAATACACCAGGCTCCAGGTGCGCCCCTCGCGCCAGTTTCCATCGGCGTCGCGAAGCTCGCGCATCTGCTCAAGCAGCATGTTCTTATCGAGTCCCTTCTCGGGGATGGTCAGGCTCTCACTCACGTCCGAACTCCGGGTCATAGCTCATCTAACTTTGAATGATAGGGCACCGGCCTCGTCTCGATAGGACGCGGTTTTCTGACCGATGCTTTTCTCGCGCGCTGGCAGGCCCTATACTCTGGGGGCTTTCACACGCTTAGGCAAGCGCGTCCTGCCTCCCGCTGCGGGGCCGGCGGGTTCCAACATGCCTCTTCACTTTTAAGGATCTTCGACGATGCGACACGCTCTCGGCACTGCTCTCCTTCTCACCTTGACCCTGGCAGCCTCCCTGGCCTCTGCCAACGACGAGAGGCTGGCCGCCGGCGAGATCCTGGTGGAAGCGCAGAACGTCAGCGGCAGCGATATCCCGCGGATGATCGTAACCGGCGTGATCGAGGCCTCGCCGGCCGAGGTCTGGAAGATCGTCAGCGACTGTGGCAGCTACAGCCGCACCATGCCGCGGATCAAAGAATCTCGGCAGATCTCACGCAATGGCGACACCGTGGTCTGCGAGACGGTCGTGGGGCTGCCCTTCCCGCTGAGCGATCTTCGCTCCACCACCACCGCTACCCACACCGTCGGTCCGGTGGAGTGGCGCCGTCAGTGGACGATGATCGAGGGCAACTACCGCTTCAACGAGGGCTACTGGAGCCTGAAGTCCTTTAACGGTCACGACAACCGCACCCTGGCGGTCTATTCGGTCTACGCCGCACCGGAGGGCTCGGTGCCCGACTGGATGCGCCGCCGCGCCCAGGAATCCTCCATGCCCGGTGTGATCGAGGCGGTGCGCGAAGCCGTCGCGAAATGATCGTTCTTTCGTAACGCTCAGGAGCTCTCACGCGCGTGGCGCAGGCGCTGGCGAAAACGCCATGTGTCGAGCCACTCGTCCAGACTCATCGGCCAGGGCTCGCGCAGCGCCAAAAAGATCAGCGCCGAGCCTATCAGGCCCCCGTTTTTCAGAAACGAGGTCAGCTCTACCTGCCGAGCCGTCGCGTCATCGATCGCCCAGAAGTTATGCATCACCAGCGTGATCGGCAGGAGCGCCATCACAATGCAGAGCACTCCGAGGAGCGGACGCAACCCCAGCGCCAGGCTCACCCCACCCATCACCAGAAGCGCACCGCTCAGCCCCACCGCCAGCGAGGGAAAAGGCACACCCTTGTCGGCCGCATAGCCACTCAACGCCTCCCAGGCTCCGAAGTGGTTGAGGCCCATGATCAGATAGAAAAACCCGGCGATCACCCGGCCCATCAAGAAGCTTCCTTTGCGCAGATCGCTCATGCAGCCTCCGATCTCTGGTGCAGCCTGGCGTCAAATCCTCCCCCCAAAGCTAAGCACCGCTCCGAGCGCCGGCGTTGGCGACCTCAGCTGCTCGGGCTCAACACTGGCGGTGCGTCCTGGTGCCACCACGCCACGTCCAGCGCGCCAAAGATCGGATAGCGCTCCTCCAACTCCACCAGAAGATCGAGATCGATGGCCCTGGAGGCGATCATCTCGCCAAGACGTTCGACATACGCCAGATGGCCGGCCTGCCGCTCCCGGGCGTAGGCGACGGTGGTGCCCGTCTTCATGATAAACGCCCAGTCGCTGGCCTGAGCTAAGAGCAGCTGCTGCCCCATCAAGCGCAGCGCGCGTCCCAGTTCAGGGTCGCCATCGAAGACGCCCTGCGCGGCATCGTTCACAAAGCCTATGACGCTGGCCTCCGCGTTGCGCAGGTGCCGATAGATCCAGGCATTCGAAGGGTCGAGCCAGACGCCAAAGTAAGACTCCTCACCCCAGGTAGAGATCCCGGGTGTGGCCTGCTGCTGCACCGGTTCTTCGGCCAGATAGTCCAGCGGGGAGACCAGCTGGAGTTCCGGATGGTGCGCAGCCTCGCGAAGTACCGCCTCCAGAAAGAGCGGCCCCTCAAACCACCAGTGCCCGAAGAGCTCCGCGTCATAGGAACAGGTCAAATGGGCGGGGCGCCTTCCCAACCTCTCAAAGAGCTCGCGCCCCTGCCCCTGGCGAGCATGCACGAAATGCGTCGCATGCTCCCGTGCGCGTTGTGCGGCAACGTCCGGCCGATAGAAGTCCTTATCGCCCAGGTCTACATCCCCCGTAATACGATGGTATTTCAGTCCGGTATGATGCCGGATGCCATCGGGATGAATGTACGGAGCGACCACCTCCATGGGCAGGTCGTAGCCCAGATCCCGATAAAACTCCCGATAGTCGTAATCTCCTGGATACCCCTCGCTTGCACTCCAGACCTGCGCGCTCGCCAGCTGATCTCGCCCGAAGAACGCGACCCCCGCCGGTGAGACCAGTGGCGCGTAGGTGCCGTAGACCGGAGGCGCATCGGCGGTGAGGATGCCCACATCTTCCAGGCACGCAAAGGCGATGCCTTCCTCGGCCAGCAGCCGATCGATACCCGGCGCGAAGGCGCACTCCGCGACCCAGATGCCGCGCGGCCGACATCCAAGATGCTGCTCAAACTCGGCGATACCCGCGCGAATCTGCGCGCGGCGACCGGCATCACTCTCCAGAAAAGGCAGAATCGGGTGGGTGCCCACACACGTCATCAACTCCAGGCGATGGCCCTGCGCGTGATGCTTAAACCTCGCAAGCACATCGCCACCGAGCTCATCGAGGTAATAAGCGCGCAGCTCGTCAAAGCGCGACTCATAGTAATCCGCCAGCTGGCGCGCATCAGGCGGCCTCTCGCTCTGCGCCCGATCGGCACGCGCCAGATCTCGCATCCGCTCAAGCTGCGCCACAAAGCGCTCGCGCAAAAGCCCGTCGGCCATCATCGCGATCAGCGGCGCGCTTAAACTCAGGGTCAGCTTTCCCCTAATCCCGTCGGCCTCCAGCCTGTCGAGGGCCTGCAAGAGGGGAAGATAGGTCTCGTGCATCGCCTCGTAGAACCACATCTCTTCGAGGTGGTAGGCGTGCTCTGGATGGCGAATAAAGGGCAGATGGGCGTGAAGCACCACGCTTAAGTAGGTCTTCATGCGTTCCCCCTGTGGAGCTCATCCCCTCGTTTCGTTTGCTCACTTCCATGGGTCGTCGAGCCCGGGCGCTCTCCGACTCCCGGAAGAAAACGCCCCAGCGTCGGGTGAGCATGTTCGGTGGGCTCCCAGCCCAGACCACGCTCGCTCAAACGCACCCGCACAAAACGCGGGGCGCCCTGGCCGGGCCCGCGCCCCGGAGCTTCGCTCACCTCCGAGCTTATATGAATATCGAAGCTGCCGTCCGGCCCCACCACACCGAGCTCGGCGCGGTAGCGCTCCCTCCCCTGGTCCACCCGCACAAATCGCCCTGAGAGCGCCTCCTCGATCCGCCAGCGCTCAAGCTCCTCATAGCGCTCGTCGGCATGGATACGCACCAGGCGCGCCCACGCTTCGCGCGGACGCACCTCCCCGACGAGCTCCCAGTACACATAGCCCACCTCCGGATCGCGCCACAGCAGCACCAGCTGTGTCTCTCCCCGTTGAGACATCCCATACCCTTCGTACGGCTGCTGCTCGCTTCCCATCGCGCTCCCGATGCCGGTGTCGCCCGCGTTCTAGGGCTCTTCGTCGTCGCCCTGCTCCTCCTGAATCGCCTCGTAGACCTCTTCGCGATAAATCGGAACGTCGCGCGGCGCGACGATGCCAATGCGAACCTGATTGCGGCGAATCTCTTTGACGACGATCTCGATCTCTTCCCCGATTCGAATCGACTCCCCGACCTTCCTGGTTAGGGTCAACATGGGCCCACTCCTTTCCATGAGTGATGATTGGGTGATCTCCGACGCACTATGCGCCCACTCCTCGATCGACGTTCCCTTCACCCGAGCCGGCCCTGACAAGACGTTTAGTCTGCGCACCATGATGGCCTTCGGCCAGCAAAAGATCGCAAAACCTGCCAGAGGGCTCTCAGAGCATAACGTTTACAGGCACTTCCAACATGCCCCGCTTGCTCCGGAGGGGAACCTCCCGATGCCGGTGTCGATCGCTTCCTTGCATGACTACCTGCACCTACATCGTGAACTCATAAGACAACAGGTTGGGGGACGGGTCAAAAAACTTAAAGATAAACTTTAAGAAAA
The sequence above is drawn from the Lujinxingia sediminis genome and encodes:
- a CDS encoding SRPBCC family protein — its product is MRHALGTALLLTLTLAASLASANDERLAAGEILVEAQNVSGSDIPRMIVTGVIEASPAEVWKIVSDCGSYSRTMPRIKESRQISRNGDTVVCETVVGLPFPLSDLRSTTTATHTVGPVEWRRQWTMIEGNYRFNEGYWSLKSFNGHDNRTLAVYSVYAAPEGSVPDWMRRRAQESSMPGVIEAVREAVAK
- the csrA gene encoding carbon storage regulator CsrA, translated to MLTLTRKVGESIRIGEEIEIVVKEIRRNQVRIGIVAPRDVPIYREEVYEAIQEEQGDDEEP
- a CDS encoding glycoside hydrolase family 57 protein, with translation MKTYLSVVLHAHLPFIRHPEHAYHLEEMWFYEAMHETYLPLLQALDRLEADGIRGKLTLSLSAPLIAMMADGLLRERFVAQLERMRDLARADRAQSERPPDARQLADYYESRFDELRAYYLDELGGDVLARFKHHAQGHRLELMTCVGTHPILPFLESDAGRRAQIRAGIAEFEQHLGCRPRGIWVAECAFAPGIDRLLAEEGIAFACLEDVGILTADAPPVYGTYAPLVSPAGVAFFGRDQLASAQVWSASEGYPGDYDYREFYRDLGYDLPMEVVAPYIHPDGIRHHTGLKYHRITGDVDLGDKDFYRPDVAAQRAREHATHFVHARQGQGRELFERLGRRPAHLTCSYDAELFGHWWFEGPLFLEAVLREAAHHPELQLVSPLDYLAEEPVQQQATPGISTWGEESYFGVWLDPSNAWIYRHLRNAEASVIGFVNDAAQGVFDGDPELGRALRLMGQQLLLAQASDWAFIMKTGTTVAYARERQAGHLAYVERLGEMIASRAIDLDLLVELEERYPIFGALDVAWWHQDAPPVLSPSS
- a CDS encoding DUF4912 domain-containing protein produces the protein MSQRGETQLVLLWRDPEVGYVYWELVGEVRPREAWARLVRIHADERYEELERWRIEEALSGRFVRVDQGRERYRAELGVVGPDGSFDIHISSEVSEAPGRGPGQGAPRFVRVRLSERGLGWEPTEHAHPTLGRFLPGVGERPGSTTHGSEQTKRGDELHRGNA
- a CDS encoding DoxX family protein, which codes for MSDLRKGSFLMGRVIAGFFYLIMGLNHFGAWEALSGYAADKGVPFPSLAVGLSGALLVMGGVSLALGLRPLLGVLCIVMALLPITLVMHNFWAIDDATARQVELTSFLKNGGLIGSALIFLALREPWPMSLDEWLDTWRFRQRLRHARESS